CGCGTTCCAGTCGCTGTCCTTCGAGAATATCGCCCTCCTGCTTCTGGTGTGCGCATCCTTCCTGATACTGGCTCTTGCCGAGAACAGCAGGATTCCGTTCGACGACCCCACCACTCACCTGGAATTGACGATGATTCACGAGGTAATGATATTGGATAATAGCGGGCCCGATCTCGCGATGATCGAATATAGCGCGTCTTTAAAGCTCTGGTTTTTCTTCGCCCTGATCGCGGATATTTTCCCTGCTCTTCACTATTTAACCCAGCCCTTGAAACCCGTGCTGACGTTTGCCGTCATCCTGCTCCTTTCGGTTCTTGCGGGGGTTGTTGAATCGGTGATGGCGCGTCTGCGATTGACGCGTATCCCGCAGATGCTTTCGACCGCGCTGGCGTTTTCGCTGGTAGCAATACTTTTAAAGAGTATATTATGAATAATCTGATCGAAATGTTTTTAGTCGGAATACTGATTACGGACTTCATCCTGCTGGCCACCGGACGGATGCGGGCGAGCATTCGCCTCGTTTCCATCCAGGGATTTCTACTCGGCGTAGTCCCCGTGATTATCGGGATCACGCAGGGCATCAATCAGGAGATAATCGTTATCTCGCTGGCGGGCATCGTGTTACGCGGCATCGTCTTCCCGCGTCTGCTTCGCCGTTCGGTGATCGATACGGGAGTCGACCGTGAGGAACACCCCATAGTGGGGTATATCGCATCGCTTCTTATCATGGTCGTATTCCTGCTGACGTCCCTCTGGGTCGGATCGAAGCTCGCGTTCCTGGCGCCAAAGTCCGCGCTGATGATTCCCGTCGCATTGGCGACCATCTTCGCGGGAACGTTTATGATCGTCGGCCGCCGCATCGCGATTATGCAGATTATCGGGTATATCCTGATCGAGAACGGTATCTACTGCTTCGGCCTGACGCTGGTGGAAAAAGTCCCGTTCCTCGTCGAGCTCGGAGTACTGACCGACGCGGTGGTCGCCGTATTGGTGATGACGAATGCGACCAAGCGGCTTCATCAGGTGTTCGATCATATGGATACCGGGAATATGGATTCCCTAAAAGGATAATAACATGATGGAATTTTTCGGCAGGATCGGGGCGGAATTGCTCTGGGGATATCTGGCTATTCCCGTACTCGCAATCGTGTTTATTCTACTGGTTCGCCGTCCGCGGCTAGTCCCGATAATCGCCTCAATTGCCTCCTTTCTCGAAGCGGCGCTCAGCATGATTATAGCGTCCCTGATACCGGCCGTAAAAAAACTCACTACCTTCGGGGAATTATTCACCGTCGACGCGTTTTCCGTCTGGCATCTGCTCGTCCTCACTCTGATCGTGTTTCTAAGCGCGTCCCTGTTCTCATTATCCTATTTTAATAAAGAGCATATCCTCGAACTTAAAAAAATGAAACGTTTCGGCGTACTGTGGATGGGCGCGCTCGGAACTATGAGTCTGGTGCTCATTTCCGGGAATATCGGCATCATGTGGGTCAGCATCGAAGCTACGACCTTATTTACGGCGTTCCTGATTATCCGCGACGATTCTGCCGCGTCTCTCGAGGCGATGTGGAAATACATCATCATGTGTTCGGTGGGGGTCGCTTTCGCTTTCATCGGGACATTGTTAATCGCGGCGGCCGCCCAGCAGGCGGGACTTGTAGGTAACGACGCGCTTCTATTGAGTAAGATATACTCCGTAAAGGAACAATTAAACCCCGTACTGGTGATGGCGGGCTTCATCTTTCTGCTGATAGGATATGGGACTAAAGCCGGGCTTGCTCCCCTGCATAACTGGCTCCCGGACGCGCATAGTCAGGCTCCCGCCCCCGTATCCGCGATGTTTTCCGGCTTCCTGCTGAATACCGCGCTCTATAGCATTCTCCGCTTCCTGCCCCTTGCAGACGCGGCCGGCGCGCCTCCCGGACGCGCGCTGGATATTATGATGTTTCTCGGCGTGCTGTCCGTCCTCATCGCCGCGGCGTTTATCGTTTTCCAGAAGGACGCAAAGCGCATGCTGGCGTATTGTTCGGTAGAAAACATGGGGATTATCGTGCTGGGGTATTCCCTCGGGCCTATCGGCACGATGGGCGCGCTTTTTCATACGTTGAACCATTCCATCGCGAAAACCGGCGGATTTTTTACCGCGGGGAAGCTCGGACAGCTGATCGGCAGTAATCATCTCACGGAGTTCGACGGCGCGGCGAAGACCTATCCCGTATGGGGAATCGGCCTCGCGGTCAGCCTGCTCGCGCTCACCGGGGCGGCACCATTCGCCCTGTTTGTCAGCGAATTCCAGATCATCAAAGCCGCGGTTGATTCGGGAAAATTCGCCGCACTGATACTTTTTTTAATCGGCACGATTATCGTCTTTATCGTCATGCTCCGCCACGCCATCCGAATTGCGTGGAATCCCGTACCGGCGGGACATACCGGAAAAATGCAGGTCTCCGTTCTCGAGGCGCTGCTGGTCTTTATCCCGCTGGGATTATTATTAGTGTTAGGTCTGTGGCAGCCCGGCTTCATCCATGAATTCATAGAACAGGCCTCCGGCGCGTTATGGGGGATGAAATGAATAAACGTCTGACCGTCAGTCTGAAAAACGGCGATTTCTGCGGCATCAGGGAAATCCCGTCTTTTTCGGGAGAGGAACTGAGTTCCGTTATATCCCAAAGCGCGGGAGAAGGAATGCGCATCGTATCCTTTTTCGCCGTACCATTGCCGAAGGACGGAGGGAAATTATTCGCGGTATTGGCGGACGATACGCACGGGGTTTTATATCCGCTCGCTTCCGCCGAACTCAAATCCTACCCGTCGGTAACCCCGTCCTGTCCGCAGGCGCACCTGTTCGAGAGGGAGATATTCGAGCAATCCGGCATCATACCGGAAGGGCACCCGTGGCTGAAACCCGTGCGGAAGCTGATGAAGAACGACTCTTTTTATCATATCGACAGCGATGAAATACACGAAGTGGCGGTCGGCCCGGTTCACGCGGGCGTCATCGAGCCGGGGCATTTCAGATTCCAATGCTCCGGCGAAAGGGTGTTTCACATGGAAATCGCCCTCGGTTACCAGCATCGCGGGATAGAGAACGCCCTTTCCGGCACGCCCGGCCTGAAAACTATCCATTATATGGAAACTCTCGCGGGGGATACCACTATCGGGCATTCGACCGCGTACTCCATGATTATCGAAGCCCTGCGGGGAATAACCCCTTATCCCCGCGCCGAGGCGATACGCGCGATCGCGCTCGAAATGGAAAGGATCGCCAATCATATCGGCGACCTCGGCGCATTGGCGGGCGATATCGGCTATCTGCCCTCCAAATCCTTCTGCGGCCGTCTGCGCGGGGATGCGCTCAATATGACCGCGGAAATCTGCGGGAACCGTTTCGGGAGAAATCTGGTTCGCCCGGGCGGGGTCAGATACGATCTTGACCGACCCCTTAGCGAGAAACTCCTCGCTAAAATAAAGGATTTCCGTAACGACGCGGTTCAGGCGGCGGAGATCATGTGGGACGTCCCGTCCGTACTGGAACGGTTCGAGGATACGGGCATAGTCTCTAAAGAGACCGCCGCACGTATCGGGATGGTCGGCCCTTCGGCGAGAGCGTCCGGCCTCAAGCGGGACGTCCGCAGCCAGTTCCCGACCGGCGCCTACCGTTTCAACCATGTTCCCATCGTCACCTATGAGAGCGGGGACGTATTCGCGAGAGCGTTGACGCGCGAGATGGAAATCAACCGTTCCATTAAGTTCATACAGGATTTACTGAAAAATCCGCCCACCAGCCCGCTGATGAACGATAAAGCGAAAAATATCGCGGGGGATTCGTTCGCGGCGGCGATGGTCGAGGGGTGGCGCGGGGAAATATGCCATACCGCGATCACGGATAAAAACGGCGGGTTCGCCCGCTATAAGGTCACCGACCCGTCGTTCCATAACTGGTTCGGGCTGGCCTGCTGTATGAAAAACGGCGCTATTTCCGATTTCCCCGTATGCAATAAAAGTTTCAGTTTATCCTATTGCGGTCACGATTTATAGGAGACGTTATGTTCAAATCATTACGCGCGCGAATCGACCAGAAGTATAGAACTATCCCATTCCCGATAAGCGACCCGGTTCTGCCCGAGCGTTACACCGGACGTCCGGCGTTATCGCCCGAGAAGTGCGACCGTTGTTCCGAATGCGTAAGCGTCTGCCCTACCGGCGCGATCGCCCTGCGGAAGAAAGGGATAACCATCGATACCGCGAGATGCATATTCTGCGCCGAGTGCGCGGAAATCTGCCCCAAGGACGCAATCGTCTTCTCACGGGAATTCCGTAT
The DNA window shown above is from Brevinematales bacterium and carries:
- a CDS encoding hydrogenase, which produces GAMDTGSSFEGMGANREAFFSILIEPALLLGFAVLTGFSAEASFDSVIRSAFQSLSFENIALLLLVCASFLILALAENSRIPFDDPTTHLELTMIHEVMILDNSGPDLAMIEYSASLKLWFFFALIADIFPALHYLTQPLKPVLTFAVILLLSVLAGVVESVMARLRLTRIPQMLSTALAFSLVAILLKSIL
- a CDS encoding hydrogenase 4 subunit F, which encodes MMEFFGRIGAELLWGYLAIPVLAIVFILLVRRPRLVPIIASIASFLEAALSMIIASLIPAVKKLTTFGELFTVDAFSVWHLLVLTLIVFLSASLFSLSYFNKEHILELKKMKRFGVLWMGALGTMSLVLISGNIGIMWVSIEATTLFTAFLIIRDDSAASLEAMWKYIIMCSVGVAFAFIGTLLIAAAAQQAGLVGNDALLLSKIYSVKEQLNPVLVMAGFIFLLIGYGTKAGLAPLHNWLPDAHSQAPAPVSAMFSGFLLNTALYSILRFLPLADAAGAPPGRALDIMMFLGVLSVLIAAAFIVFQKDAKRMLAYCSVENMGIIVLGYSLGPIGTMGALFHTLNHSIAKTGGFFTAGKLGQLIGSNHLTEFDGAAKTYPVWGIGLAVSLLALTGAAPFALFVSEFQIIKAAVDSGKFAALILFLIGTIIVFIVMLRHAIRIAWNPVPAGHTGKMQVSVLEALLVFIPLGLLLVLGLWQPGFIHEFIEQASGALWGMK
- a CDS encoding hydrogenase, which codes for MNKRLTVSLKNGDFCGIREIPSFSGEELSSVISQSAGEGMRIVSFFAVPLPKDGGKLFAVLADDTHGVLYPLASAELKSYPSVTPSCPQAHLFEREIFEQSGIIPEGHPWLKPVRKLMKNDSFYHIDSDEIHEVAVGPVHAGVIEPGHFRFQCSGERVFHMEIALGYQHRGIENALSGTPGLKTIHYMETLAGDTTIGHSTAYSMIIEALRGITPYPRAEAIRAIALEMERIANHIGDLGALAGDIGYLPSKSFCGRLRGDALNMTAEICGNRFGRNLVRPGGVRYDLDRPLSEKLLAKIKDFRNDAVQAAEIMWDVPSVLERFEDTGIVSKETAARIGMVGPSARASGLKRDVRSQFPTGAYRFNHVPIVTYESGDVFARALTREMEINRSIKFIQDLLKNPPTSPLMNDKAKNIAGDSFAAAMVEGWRGEICHTAITDKNGGFARYKVTDPSFHNWFGLACCMKNGAISDFPVCNKSFSLSYCGHDL